A single window of Sparus aurata chromosome 22, fSpaAur1.1, whole genome shotgun sequence DNA harbors:
- the LOC115573734 gene encoding gap junction Cx32.2 protein-like, which translates to MGDWSYLSSLLDKVQSHSTVVGKIWMSVLFLFRIFVLGAAADKVWGDEVSEFTCDTHEPGCEHACYNWMFPISYIHYWVFQITFVSTPTLFYLGHAVHIIHKEKRMMEQLQDRTGFVKKKPKYTDDRGKVKIKGILFCTYMTQLVFKIFLEVGFSVGQFYIFGSVFMVSYFHCPMLPCAHTSGAQCYISRPREKTIFIIFMLVVSGVSVLLNIIEMIYLLCNRSRAISKKRLAQQHALSSQPCPSNPSWQATSNQYGGVPLMPLTAQGLVDFCTDDKHICLISKEKDT; encoded by the coding sequence ATGGGAGACTGGTCTTACTTATCCTCACTTCTAGACAAGGTCCAGTCTCATTCCACTGTGGTGGGGAAGATCTGGATGAGCGTCCTCTTCCTGTTCAGGATCTTTGTCCTGGGTGCTGCTGCAGACAAAGTCTGGGGAGACGAAGTGTCAGAGTTCACCTGTGACACCCATGAACCAGGATGTGAACATGCCTGCTACAACTGGATGTTTCCAATATCCTACATTCATTACTGGGTCTTTCAGATCACCTTCGTGTCCACACCCACCTTGTTCTACCTGGGCCATGCCGTCCACATCATCCACAAAGAGAAGAGGATGATGGAGCAGCTACAGGACAGAACTGGGTTTGTAAAGAAGAAGCCCAAGTATACAGATGACAGAGGAAAGGTGAAGATTAAAGGCATCCTCTTTTGCACTTACATGACCCAGTTGGTCTTCAAGATCTTTCTGGAGGTGGGATTCAGTGTGGGCCAATTCTACATCTTTGGCTCTGTGTTTATGGTCAGCTACTTCCACTGTCCTATGTTACCTTGTGCGCATACCAGCGGTGCACAGTGTTACATTTCCCGTCCCAGAGAGAAGACAATCTTCATCATATTCATGCTTGTTGTTTCCGGGGTTTCGGTGCTGCTCAACATCATAGAGATGATATACCTGCTCTGCAACAGGAGCAGAGCCATCAGCAAAAAGCGACTAGCTCAGCAGCATGCGCTCAGTTCACAGCCGTGCCCATCCAACCCATCTTGGCAGGCCACGAGCAACCAGTATGGAGGTGTGCCACTCATGCCTCTGACTGCTCAGGGCCTGGTCGACTTCTGCACCGATGACAAACACATCTGCTTGATCAGTAAAGAGAAAGACACTTGA
- the gja1b gene encoding gap junction alpha-1 protein gives MGDWSALGRLLDKVQAYSTAGGKVWLSVLFIFRILVLGTAVESAWGDEQSAFKCNTQQPGCENVCYDKSFPISHVRFWVLQIIFVSTPTLLYLAHVFYLNRKEQKFNRKEELLKAVQNDGGDVDIPLKKIEMKKLKYGIEEHGKVKMKGALLRTYIVSIFFKSMFEVGFLVIQWMLYGFSLSAVYTCERSPCPHRVDCFLSRPTEKTVFIIFMLVVSLVSLLLNIIELFYVFFKRIKDRVKGKQPPTLYPSGGTLSPTPKDLSTAKYAYYNGCSSPTAPLSPMSPPGYKLATGERGTGSCRNYNKQANEQNWANYSTEQNRLGQNGGGSTISNSHAQAFDFPDDTHEHKKLSSSAGHELQPLALMEARPCSRASSRMSSRARPDDLDV, from the coding sequence ATGGGTGACTGGAGTGCTCTGGGTCGTCTGCTGGACAAGGTCCAGGCCTACTCTACTGCCGGGGGGAAGGTCTGGCTGTCAGTCCTCTTCATATTCAGAATCCTGGTCCTGGGCACTGCAGTGGAATCAGCCTGGGGAGACGAGCAGTCTGCCTTCAAATGTAACACCCAGCAGCCTGGTTGTGAGAACGTCTGCTATGACAAATCCTTCCCCATCTCCCACGTTCGCTTCTGGGTCCTGCAGATTATCTTTGTGTCCACCCCGACGCTGCTCTACCTGGCTCACGTCTTCTATCTGAACAGGAAGGAACAGAAATTCAACAGGaaggaggagctgctgaaaGCTGTGCAAAATGACGGAGGTGATGTTGACATCCCACTGAAGAAAATCGAGATGAAAAAGCTAAAGTATGGCATTGAGGAGCACGGCAAAGTGAAGATGAAGGGGGCCCTGCTCAGAACCTATATCGTCAGCATTTTCTTCAAGTCTATGTTCGAGGTGGGCTTCCTGGTTATTCAGTGGATGCTGTACGGCTTCAGCCTGTCTGCAGTCTACACCTGCGAGAGGTCTCCCTGCCCACACAGGGTGGACTGTTTCCTGTCCCGTCCCACGGAGAAGActgtcttcatcatcttcatgctGGTGGTCTCGCTTGTGTCCCTGCTGCTCAACATCATCGAGCTTTTCTATGTGTTCTTTAAGAGGATCAAAGACCGTGTGAAGGGCAAACAGCCGCCCACACTCTACCCCAGCGGAGGCACCTTGAGCCCCACCCCTAAAGACCTGTCCACCGCCAAGTACGCCTACTATAATGGCTGTTCCTCCCCGACGGCCCCACTCTCACCCATGTCCCCCCCAGGTTACAAGCTGGCCACAGGGGAGCGAGGAACTGGCTCATGCCGTAATTATAATAAGCAGGCCAATGAGCAGAACTGGGCCAACTACTCCACCGAGCAGAACCGACTCGGCCAGAACGGTGGAGGAAGCACTATTTCAAACTCCCACGCGCAGGCCTTTGACTTCCCCGATGATACCCACGAGCATAAGAAACTGTCCTCATCAGCAGGACATGAGCTGCAGCCGCTGGCGCTGATGGAGGCCAGACCATGTAGCCGGGCCAGTAGCCGAATGAGCAGCCGAGCCAGGCCAGACGACCTGGACGTGTAA